The sequence below is a genomic window from Candidatus Eisenbacteria bacterium.
GGGAGAACGGTGTGCGCCGTGTGGTTGTCGAGGCCAATGTCCGCGGGCGCGACCTCGGCCGGTTCGTCGCCGACGTCCGGGAGTCCCTGGAGGGACTCGAGGCCTCGCTTCCTCCCGGTTACTTCCTGCGCTACGGCGGGCAGTTCGAGAACCAGCAGCGGGCGATGCGGCAGCTCGCGATCGTGGTCCCGATCGTGCTCGCCCTGATCGCGCTGCTCCTCTATTCGGCGCTGGGCTCGGCGCGCAACTCCGCCCTCGTGATCTTGAATCTGCCCTTCGCTCTGGTCGGTGGGCTCGCGGCGGCGATAGCCTTTCGCATGCACCTATCGGTCTCGGCGGCCGTCGCCTTCATCGTCCTGCTCGGCATCGCCGTGCAGAACGGCGTCGTGCTCCTCGCGTTCTTCAGACAGCTCAAGGAAGGCGGTCGCAATCCCCGAGATGTTGTTCTGGAGGGCTGCAGGCTCCGCTTCAAGCCCCTCTGCATGACGGCGCTGACCAGCTTCATCGGACATCTGCCGATGCTCTATGCGACCGGGTCGGGCGCCGACATACAGAAGCCCCTCGCCGTCGTCGTCATGGGCGGGCTCGTCACCACGACGCTCCTGACGCTGATCGTGCTGCCGGTGATCTACCACTCGCTTGAGACGCGGGGCAGATAGCCCTGTTCTCGTCCCGCGTTTACCCGTGGCGCTCCCGGCGGTCAGGGGCCTAGAATCGGTCCCGACCATTGGCCCGGCCGGGAATCGGTCGACGGGAGTGGAGAGGCGTCGGGAGGAGCGAGGAGGCCTGTCATGTCGGATGACCCGAAGACGCAGCGCGCGGCTAAGGAAGGAAGCACGAAGGCGCAGACCGGGACGCGCAGTCCGTACGACGACTACGAGCTTCCCGTCGCGGGCTTCACCGGGAACGCCGAGGAGATCGAGAGCCAGTGGTACCAGAAGTGCTTCGTCGGGCGGGGCGACACCATCAAGCAGCTCACGTGGCGCGCCGTCATCATGGGCTGGGTCCTCGGGTCCGTTCTCTCCCTCACCAACATCTACATCGGCCTCAAGGCGGGATGGGGCTTCGGCGTGGCGATCACCGCCTGCATCCTCTCCTATGCCATCTGGACCAGCCTCCACCGCCT
It includes:
- a CDS encoding efflux RND transporter permease subunit, with the protein product ENGVRRVVVEANVRGRDLGRFVADVRESLEGLEASLPPGYFLRYGGQFENQQRAMRQLAIVVPIVLALIALLLYSALGSARNSALVILNLPFALVGGLAAAIAFRMHLSVSAAVAFIVLLGIAVQNGVVLLAFFRQLKEGGRNPRDVVLEGCRLRFKPLCMTALTSFIGHLPMLYATGSGADIQKPLAVVVMGGLVTTTLLTLIVLPVIYHSLETRGR